A genomic window from Companilactobacillus alimentarius DSM 20249 includes:
- a CDS encoding dihydrofolate reductase family protein yields MNKPYIICHMMVSLDGRIDCDMTEQLRGTVNYYPTLQSIEAPTTLSGRVTAETELSHAGRFESQHSEPLGQEDFAKNSDAKGYEVIVDTKGVLLWEDDLNAKKPHLIITSEQVKKDYLAYLDQNHISWIATGKTKIDLNRAVEILADKFDVERMAIVGGGHINGSFLDAGLTDEISLVIGAGVDGRANMPAVFDGRPKGRKPVPLTLKNVQQLDNNAVWLRYSVQN; encoded by the coding sequence ATGAATAAACCATATATTATTTGTCACATGATGGTCTCACTCGATGGTCGAATTGACTGTGATATGACTGAACAACTTAGAGGAACTGTCAATTATTATCCAACCTTACAAAGTATTGAAGCTCCAACAACCTTGAGTGGTCGTGTTACTGCCGAAACTGAATTGTCTCATGCTGGTAGATTTGAATCTCAGCATTCTGAACCACTGGGGCAGGAAGATTTCGCCAAGAATTCTGATGCCAAAGGTTACGAAGTGATTGTCGATACCAAAGGTGTCTTACTTTGGGAAGATGACCTAAATGCTAAAAAGCCACATTTAATCATCACTAGTGAACAAGTCAAAAAAGACTATTTAGCTTATCTTGATCAAAATCATATTTCTTGGATTGCCACTGGAAAAACCAAAATTGATCTAAATAGAGCCGTTGAGATTCTGGCTGACAAATTTGATGTAGAACGAATGGCTATCGTTGGTGGTGGACATATCAACGGATCGTTTCTGGATGCCGGTCTTACTGATGAGATTAGTCTCGTTATTGGTGCTGGAGTCGACGGTCGTGCAAACATGCCAGCCGTATTTGATGGTCGACCAAAAGGTCGTAAACCAGTTCCCTTAACTTTAAAGAATGTACAACAACTTGATAACAATGCCGTTTGGCTACGCTATTCAGTTCAAAACTAA
- a CDS encoding aldo/keto reductase, with protein MTEETFNLNNGVEIPAMGIGTFQMPVDAAEQAVVDALKDGYRLIDTANGYMNETGVGRGIKRSGVNRSDIFLSTKLWPSVYTDENAVDDSLKRLGTDYVDLMFLHQPAGDFLSGYKQLEKAYKDGKVKAIGISNFQGEKLQQLLDNAEIKPQVIQSEAHPYFTEDEVRKVLKPFGTRLMAWYPLGHGDKSLINEPVFAQLGQKYGKSSAQIILRWHTQMGFIVIPGSTNPDHIKDNHNIFDFTLTDEEMAQIAAIKKNIRYYTPSAEAEERYANMKLDFSTEK; from the coding sequence ATGACAGAAGAAACTTTTAACTTAAATAACGGTGTAGAGATTCCTGCTATGGGAATCGGTACTTTTCAAATGCCAGTTGATGCTGCTGAACAAGCAGTCGTTGATGCATTAAAGGATGGCTATCGTTTGATCGATACAGCCAATGGTTATATGAATGAAACAGGTGTTGGTCGTGGAATCAAGCGCTCTGGTGTTAATCGTTCTGACATTTTCTTGAGTACTAAATTATGGCCTAGTGTTTATACTGACGAGAATGCAGTTGATGATTCTTTGAAACGTTTAGGAACTGATTATGTTGATTTGATGTTCTTACATCAACCAGCTGGTGACTTCTTAAGTGGTTACAAGCAACTCGAAAAAGCCTATAAGGATGGCAAAGTTAAAGCTATTGGAATTTCTAATTTCCAAGGTGAAAAATTGCAGCAACTTTTGGACAATGCAGAGATCAAACCACAAGTTATTCAATCAGAAGCTCATCCTTACTTTACCGAAGATGAAGTTAGAAAGGTTTTGAAACCATTTGGAACAAGATTGATGGCTTGGTATCCATTAGGTCATGGTGATAAGAGTTTGATCAATGAACCAGTCTTTGCTCAATTGGGTCAAAAATATGGTAAGTCTAGTGCACAGATTATTTTGCGCTGGCACACACAAATGGGCTTTATTGTAATTCCTGGTTCAACTAATCCTGATCATATCAAGGATAACCATAATATTTTTGATTTCACTTTAACTGATGAAGAAATGGCACAAATTGCTGCTATTAAGAAGAATATTCGTTACTACACACCATCAGCTGAAGCAGAAGAACGTTATGCCAATATGAAATTAGATTTTAGTACTGAAAAATAA
- a CDS encoding SDR family oxidoreductase: MSESKVIVITGASSGIGKASAELLAKDGAKLVLGARRENVLKEIAENIDKLGGEAVYQSTDVTDDDQVESLAKLAIDKFGRIDVWINNAGIMPQSVLSEKKIQDWNNMIDINIKGTLYGIGAAIPYMDKQKSGHIINVSSVAGHQAHQGSAVYSATKYAVRAISESLRQEMVDAKNNVRVTVISPGAINTGLLSSVTDPEVKAGMEKFYAAYSIPVERVALTIKQAIDLPADAAWNEVVIRPTNQSG, encoded by the coding sequence ATGAGTGAATCAAAAGTAATCGTAATTACCGGAGCATCAAGTGGTATTGGTAAAGCCAGTGCTGAGTTATTAGCTAAAGATGGCGCTAAATTAGTTTTAGGTGCCCGTCGCGAAAATGTATTAAAAGAAATTGCTGAGAATATTGATAAATTAGGTGGCGAAGCTGTCTATCAATCAACTGATGTTACTGATGACGATCAAGTAGAATCATTAGCTAAATTAGCTATCGACAAATTTGGCAGAATTGATGTTTGGATCAATAATGCCGGAATCATGCCACAATCTGTTTTATCTGAAAAGAAGATTCAAGATTGGAACAACATGATTGATATCAACATCAAAGGTACTTTGTACGGTATTGGTGCCGCTATCCCTTATATGGACAAACAAAAGTCTGGTCATATCATCAATGTTTCATCAGTTGCTGGACACCAAGCTCACCAAGGTAGTGCCGTTTACTCAGCTACAAAATATGCTGTTCGTGCTATTAGTGAATCACTTCGCCAAGAAATGGTCGATGCTAAGAACAATGTTCGTGTAACAGTTATTTCACCTGGTGCTATCAATACTGGATTATTATCCTCAGTTACTGATCCCGAAGTTAAAGCTGGTATGGAGAAGTTCTACGCTGCATACAGTATTCCAGTTGAACGTGTTGCTTTGACAATCAAACAAGCAATTGATCTACCAGCTGATGCAGCTTGGAATGAAGTTGTTATTCGTCCAACTAATCAATCAGGTTAA
- a CDS encoding zinc-dependent alcohol dehydrogenase family protein, which produces MKAATFVEPGKMEVRDYDMPKIQQPTDAIIKIVRACVCGSDLWWYRGLAKREKGSTVGHEAIGIVQEVGADVKDVKVGDFVIAPFTHGCGHCAACLAGFDGDCMNKEAGGNGGYQGEYLRFINANWALVKIPGQPEDYSDDMLNNFLALADVMATGYHAASSAEVKDGDTVVVMGDGAVGLSGVISAKLRGAKRIIAMSRHEDRQKLAKEFGATDIIPERGDEAVEKVMELTDGNGADAVLECVGTEQSVDTAVKVGRPGAIVGRVGVPQKPEMNTNNLFWKNIGLRGGVASVTTDDKNVLLDAVLSGKINPGKVFTKRFTLDQIQEAYEAMDKRTAIKSLIIVSGK; this is translated from the coding sequence ATGAAAGCAGCAACGTTTGTAGAACCAGGAAAAATGGAAGTTAGAGATTATGATATGCCAAAGATCCAACAGCCTACCGATGCAATCATTAAGATTGTTCGTGCTTGTGTCTGTGGTTCAGATTTATGGTGGTACCGTGGTCTTGCTAAACGTGAAAAGGGTTCAACTGTCGGTCATGAAGCCATTGGTATCGTTCAAGAAGTCGGAGCAGATGTTAAAGATGTTAAAGTCGGCGACTTTGTAATTGCTCCATTCACACATGGCTGTGGTCATTGTGCCGCTTGTTTAGCAGGATTTGACGGCGACTGCATGAACAAAGAAGCTGGTGGCAATGGTGGTTATCAAGGTGAATACTTGAGATTTATCAATGCTAACTGGGCTTTAGTTAAGATCCCCGGTCAACCAGAAGACTATTCAGATGATATGCTTAACAACTTCTTAGCTTTAGCTGATGTTATGGCTACAGGATATCATGCTGCTTCTAGTGCTGAAGTTAAAGACGGCGATACAGTTGTTGTAATGGGCGACGGTGCTGTTGGGTTATCTGGTGTTATCTCAGCTAAATTACGTGGTGCAAAACGTATTATTGCTATGAGTCGTCATGAAGACAGACAAAAATTGGCTAAAGAATTCGGGGCTACTGATATCATCCCAGAACGTGGTGATGAGGCTGTTGAAAAGGTTATGGAGCTAACTGATGGCAATGGTGCTGACGCTGTTCTTGAGTGTGTTGGGACCGAACAATCAGTTGATACAGCTGTTAAAGTTGGACGTCCCGGTGCCATTGTTGGACGTGTTGGTGTTCCTCAAAAACCAGAAATGAATACCAATAACTTGTTCTGGAAGAATATCGGACTCCGTGGTGGGGTTGCCTCTGTTACAACAGACGATAAGAACGTTCTTTTGGATGCGGTATTAAGTGGCAAGATCAATCCAGGAAAAGTCTTCACTAAGAGATTTACACTTGATCAAATTCAAGAAGCTTATGAAGCTATGGATAAAAGAACTGCTATCAAATCATTGATCATTGTTAGTGGTAAATAA
- a CDS encoding MFS transporter yields MKKEVRTNKQRFGIALPIILLTYFMIILDNSIIFTSTVKIANDLSLNNQSLSWITNAYALTFGGLLLFSGKAGDVFGRKRVYLIGLAIFSVSSLLVGLSNSAAMIISMRAVQGIGSSILAPSTLALLMDNYSGKMRTKAIGYYGATAGLGSSFGLVIGGIIASYWSWRVGFFLNFPIGIAMLLLSIKYLRSEKTYAEKIDILGTIFSILGISALVYSIDGTNYRGLSLIVAIVSLILFVFQENKSSEPIMPLTLFKNSERSFAYLARFAYMGFAVSYFFLTPLAMQRVYGFSPLGSALGFLPETIPQFIFAAVETRLSTKISNSKLLITGMVITFIGVLATAILGIGSGYVLSIAIPMIFVGIGQAFVLSPLTVSGVSHTTPEMTGSASGIVNTVHQIGGSVGLSVVVTLVSRYSNPAMSYNHAMIWITVLVGIALIFSLGIIIFNNRKKLKSN; encoded by the coding sequence TTGAAAAAAGAAGTAAGAACGAATAAACAAAGGTTTGGAATAGCCTTACCAATCATTCTTTTAACGTATTTTATGATAATTCTAGATAATTCAATTATTTTTACAAGTACAGTTAAAATAGCAAATGATTTGTCTTTAAACAATCAATCATTATCATGGATAACTAACGCCTATGCCTTAACTTTTGGGGGATTACTGTTATTTTCCGGTAAAGCCGGCGATGTCTTTGGTAGAAAAAGAGTCTATTTAATTGGACTGGCAATTTTTAGCGTTAGTTCATTATTAGTTGGACTTTCAAATAGTGCTGCTATGATTATCTCCATGCGTGCCGTTCAAGGTATCGGTTCATCAATTCTTGCTCCGAGTACTTTAGCATTGTTGATGGATAATTATTCGGGAAAAATGCGAACGAAAGCTATTGGTTATTACGGAGCGACCGCCGGATTGGGATCTAGTTTTGGACTTGTAATTGGTGGTATTATTGCCAGTTATTGGTCTTGGAGAGTGGGATTTTTCTTAAATTTTCCAATCGGAATTGCCATGTTATTACTCTCAATTAAATATTTGAGATCTGAAAAAACTTATGCTGAAAAAATTGATATTTTAGGAACTATTTTTTCGATTTTAGGAATCTCAGCTTTAGTCTATAGTATTGATGGAACTAACTATCGAGGATTATCATTGATTGTTGCCATCGTCAGTTTGATACTTTTCGTATTTCAGGAAAATAAATCTTCAGAACCAATTATGCCATTAACACTGTTCAAAAATTCGGAACGTAGTTTTGCTTATCTGGCCAGATTTGCATATATGGGATTTGCGGTATCGTACTTCTTCTTAACCCCATTGGCTATGCAAAGAGTATATGGATTTAGTCCCTTAGGATCAGCTCTTGGCTTTTTACCTGAAACAATTCCACAATTCATTTTTGCAGCGGTTGAGACTAGATTATCAACCAAGATTAGCAATTCCAAGTTATTGATTACTGGGATGGTTATTACATTTATAGGGGTACTTGCTACTGCAATTTTAGGAATTGGGTCTGGTTATGTGCTATCGATAGCTATTCCTATGATATTCGTCGGAATTGGACAGGCATTTGTGCTCAGTCCGTTGACTGTTTCTGGAGTTTCCCATACAACTCCAGAAATGACGGGTTCAGCTTCAGGTATTGTTAATACAGTCCATCAAATTGGTGGGTCAGTTGGATTATCTGTTGTTGTGACTTTAGTCAGCCGTTATTCGAATCCAGCAATGTCCTATAATCATGCAATGATATGGATTACTGTTTTAGTTGGTATAGCTCTAATCTTTTCATTAGGGATTATCATTTTTAACAATAGAAAAAAGTTGAAATCAAATTAA
- a CDS encoding SDR family oxidoreductase — protein MEKILIIGANGNIGFPLVQNLSQNHNIKVVAGVHNIKKDQEKLASIPDLELRHFDFLDSSTFESALTDVAKIFFVRPPQLAQPEKDMLPFLKYVQEQQLKQVVFISLFGVEKNPRTPHHKIEALIEELNLPYTFIRPSFFMQNLNTTHREDIVKNHDLFIPAGKSKTSFIDTRDIADVAAIALLDDKYLHQKLNITGPQALTYYEIAEVMTQVLGTKITYSKPSLLKFRHTMLKRGMKKDFVNVMVMLYLITQLGNAKTVTDETERILGHSPRNIANYVKDYREYFLN, from the coding sequence ATGGAAAAAATATTAATTATCGGTGCCAATGGCAATATTGGGTTCCCACTAGTTCAAAATTTGAGTCAAAATCATAACATTAAGGTTGTCGCTGGCGTTCACAATATCAAAAAAGACCAGGAAAAATTAGCAAGTATTCCTGATCTTGAATTGAGACATTTTGATTTTTTAGATTCTTCTACCTTTGAAAGTGCTTTGACAGACGTCGCAAAAATATTCTTCGTTCGTCCCCCACAATTAGCTCAACCTGAAAAAGATATGTTGCCATTTTTGAAATATGTTCAAGAGCAACAATTAAAACAAGTCGTTTTTATTTCACTCTTTGGTGTCGAAAAAAATCCTCGAACACCCCATCATAAAATTGAAGCTCTAATTGAAGAGTTGAATTTACCTTATACCTTTATCAGACCAAGTTTTTTCATGCAAAACCTTAACACAACTCATCGCGAGGACATTGTCAAAAATCATGATCTCTTTATCCCCGCTGGCAAATCCAAAACTAGTTTCATTGATACCCGTGATATCGCTGACGTAGCAGCTATAGCTCTCTTAGATGACAAATACCTTCATCAAAAACTCAATATCACTGGTCCACAAGCTTTGACCTATTATGAAATTGCCGAAGTAATGACTCAAGTACTAGGAACCAAAATCACTTATAGCAAACCTAGTCTTTTAAAGTTTCGCCACACCATGTTAAAACGCGGTATGAAAAAGGATTTCGTCAACGTCATGGTAATGCTCTACCTCATAACTCAGCTGGGAAACGCCAAAACTGTTACTGATGAAACCGAAAGAATTTTAGGACATTCTCCACGTAACATTGCAAATTACGTTAAGGATTATAGAGAATACTTTCTAAATTAA
- a CDS encoding MarR family winged helix-turn-helix transcriptional regulator — protein MNTGYLLMQISKEIRYQLNQQLLKENITIQQWAVAEQIYLLSPRKQATVKNIAQALNMDRPTASGIVNRLETKKIITKKVDSADKRSYLISLTSSGEKYLNLGQQISNQVMDSYLNHLSTPEQTELNQLLSKFLKSDEV, from the coding sequence TTGAATACAGGTTATCTTTTAATGCAGATTTCTAAAGAAATTCGCTATCAATTAAATCAACAATTACTAAAGGAAAATATAACTATTCAACAGTGGGCTGTGGCGGAACAAATTTATCTCTTGTCTCCGCGAAAACAAGCTACTGTTAAAAACATTGCCCAAGCTTTAAATATGGATAGACCCACGGCTTCTGGGATTGTTAATCGCTTAGAAACTAAGAAAATAATCACTAAAAAAGTCGATTCAGCTGACAAACGTTCCTATCTGATCTCTTTAACATCAAGTGGCGAGAAATACTTAAATCTTGGACAACAAATCAGTAATCAGGTCATGGATTCTTACTTAAACCACTTATCAACTCCAGAACAAACAGAACTTAATCAACTATTGAGTAAATTTTTAAAATCAGACGAGGTGTAA
- a CDS encoding dihydrolipoyl dehydrogenase family protein, giving the protein MSEKFDYEVLYIGAGHATFDGAAPLAESGVSVGVIESGLVGGTCPNRGCNAKIALDEPVKVTREAQRLNGILKGDISIDWTKNIEHKQEIIDVLPQGLTDRLENAGATIIKGFAQFQDEHTVIVDDQKKVTAEKIVIATGLRPHRLDIPGTDLAHDSEDFLNLKKLPKKLTIIGSGYIGMEFATMANESGADVTVMLHTDKVLRKFYQPYVQKVVDDLKKRGVTFIENSNVQAFAKKNDAYQITYGDNQTLTTDWILDATGRIPNLDNLGLEKIGVKYDKTGVFVNDHLQTNVENIYAAGDVVSNDLPKVTPAAYFESKYLMELFSGQTQDAIEYPVIPSVVFTSPRIAKAGMSVEEAKDKGYKISTNDLANYWYYQVDKEPIAESKQIHDNEGHLVGVTEVSDQAENAVNALLPAIQFKFDRKQVNQLIGIFPSIGYAAWHRA; this is encoded by the coding sequence ATGTCTGAAAAATTTGATTATGAGGTACTCTATATCGGTGCTGGACACGCAACTTTTGACGGAGCTGCGCCTTTAGCTGAGAGTGGTGTTTCCGTTGGTGTTATCGAAAGCGGCTTAGTCGGCGGTACTTGTCCTAACCGTGGTTGTAATGCCAAAATTGCACTTGATGAGCCAGTCAAAGTGACCCGTGAAGCACAACGTTTAAATGGTATTTTAAAGGGCGATATTTCAATTGATTGGACTAAAAACATTGAACACAAACAAGAGATCATTGATGTTTTGCCACAAGGATTAACTGATCGCTTGGAAAATGCTGGTGCTACAATCATCAAAGGATTCGCCCAATTTCAAGACGAGCACACCGTTATTGTGGATGACCAAAAGAAAGTTACTGCTGAAAAGATCGTTATTGCTACAGGTTTGAGACCCCATCGCTTGGATATTCCCGGAACTGACTTAGCTCATGACAGTGAAGACTTCCTCAACTTGAAGAAATTGCCTAAGAAATTAACCATTATCGGTTCTGGATACATCGGGATGGAATTCGCTACTATGGCCAATGAATCTGGGGCTGATGTGACGGTTATGCTACATACCGACAAAGTTCTAAGAAAATTCTATCAACCATATGTTCAAAAAGTCGTCGATGACTTGAAAAAGCGTGGCGTGACATTTATTGAAAATTCTAACGTACAAGCCTTTGCTAAAAAGAATGACGCCTATCAAATTACTTATGGCGACAATCAAACCTTAACAACCGACTGGATTTTAGACGCAACTGGAAGAATTCCTAATCTTGATAACCTCGGATTGGAAAAAATCGGCGTTAAATATGACAAAACCGGTGTCTTCGTAAACGATCATCTCCAAACAAACGTTGAGAACATTTATGCTGCTGGCGATGTTGTCTCTAACGACCTTCCAAAAGTTACTCCTGCAGCTTACTTTGAATCCAAATACTTAATGGAACTATTCTCCGGACAAACTCAAGACGCCATTGAATATCCCGTTATCCCTTCAGTTGTCTTCACTTCTCCACGTATCGCTAAAGCCGGTATGTCAGTTGAAGAAGCCAAAGACAAAGGCTACAAGATTAGCACTAATGATCTTGCCAACTATTGGTATTATCAAGTTGATAAAGAACCTATCGCTGAAAGCAAGCAGATTCACGATAATGAAGGACACTTAGTTGGTGTCACCGAAGTCAGTGATCAAGCTGAAAATGCTGTCAACGCATTGTTGCCAGCAATTCAATTTAAATTCGATCGTAAACAAGTTAACCAACTAATTGGAATCTTCCCTTCAATTGGTTATGCTGCTTGGCACAGAGCTTAA
- a CDS encoding alpha/beta hydrolase: MDVEIKRDGLTLRGTLIKPKAKEFNLVVLMHGFTSNRGIEPEQLLYQLAQRFEAEGMATLRFDFNGHGQSDGRFQDMTVLNEIGDGKAILDYARNIKGVKNLYLVGHSQGGVVASMIAGYYHEKIDKLALLAPAATLRDDALKGNTQGYTYDPQNIPDTLAIKKGLTLGGFYLRTAQTLPIYDVAKEYTGPVCLVHGLKDTVVDKIASTRYDDVYQNDQLHLLDDADHGFSIGNSRQEALNITTEFLLG, translated from the coding sequence ATGGATGTTGAGATAAAACGTGATGGATTAACTTTAAGAGGAACATTGATTAAGCCTAAGGCAAAGGAATTCAACTTAGTTGTTCTGATGCATGGATTCACTTCAAATCGAGGAATAGAACCGGAACAATTATTGTATCAATTGGCACAACGCTTTGAAGCTGAAGGGATGGCAACTTTACGTTTTGATTTTAATGGCCATGGTCAAAGCGATGGTCGTTTCCAAGATATGACTGTCTTGAATGAGATTGGTGATGGAAAAGCTATTTTGGATTATGCCCGCAATATCAAAGGTGTGAAAAATTTGTATTTAGTAGGACATTCTCAAGGTGGAGTCGTGGCTAGTATGATTGCCGGCTACTACCACGAAAAAATAGATAAATTAGCTTTGTTAGCTCCGGCAGCTACATTAAGAGATGATGCTTTAAAGGGAAATACTCAAGGATATACTTATGACCCTCAAAACATTCCCGATACTTTGGCAATTAAAAAAGGTTTAACGCTGGGTGGCTTTTACTTGCGGACGGCACAAACTCTCCCAATTTATGATGTGGCTAAGGAATATACTGGCCCTGTTTGTCTAGTTCACGGACTTAAAGATACGGTGGTCGATAAAATTGCTTCGACTAGATATGATGATGTTTATCAAAATGATCAATTGCATTTACTAGATGATGCAGACCATGGCTTTTCGATTGGTAATTCACGTCAAGAGGCTTTGAATATTACAACCGAGTTTTTGTTGGGATAA
- a CDS encoding SLAP domain-containing protein, with product MKKPTTILLSAIILGGFCYTTLNSTATDVEATKSSETRDMPVPNGQILNFDEKFDLNELGSEAFIPIEAYAETGKFLEVGYIKLNQRNIWDLQEKKKTTVATPTIETESNAGGYLEYEALNVNLNMVYDEKKQTFTLFDKETPVRKITCELTDGSATIHYLFKDTKKEFFTAQQEDAFAYHERGDKFMVSTLKEIDDSPKLIGYFDAYDLDFEGFTQWDPLNDIDGGAKSDEPIIKKFDRKTIDKESNNEFNVYLEKAMPYTINYKVYLDNKPYFSKKITAELNDQIPLQDEPKMPDSSLATLNKDKTAFSTIYEYLPQLGTTIRTGSVLYRKIFEQNFGKVGSASSIDNQPNFLNTGIYGISGEKLEDNQVLVKLENAGRTSTLELYYESNQSDETDDNEVTADVTISSNLGNQVVPNVTGKIGSDISVTVPVISGHVADKKTVTAHVNQDGTITTKEKITYTIQNTAIDKPNNNNSSTNNDADTSSNLPSKYNGLIATMKKNVNLYDIKDGKMVKNKQRQLAALSDWKVDQIITLNGTKYYRVATNEWVKDHDIYRYINQSGVINTKNVSITNLFSAETQLINNRGLANDTAWKYDRIAYLGDNETKHYRVATNEFVKASDVFTK from the coding sequence ATGAAGAAACCAACAACTATTTTACTATCCGCAATTATCTTAGGAGGATTCTGTTATACCACGCTCAATTCGACAGCTACCGATGTTGAAGCCACAAAAAGTTCAGAAACAAGGGATATGCCCGTTCCTAATGGACAAATTTTAAACTTTGATGAGAAGTTTGATTTGAACGAATTAGGATCAGAAGCTTTTATTCCGATTGAAGCTTATGCAGAAACTGGCAAATTCTTAGAAGTTGGTTATATTAAATTGAACCAACGTAACATCTGGGATCTTCAAGAAAAGAAGAAGACCACTGTGGCAACACCTACTATTGAAACAGAATCAAACGCAGGTGGATATTTGGAATATGAGGCCTTAAATGTCAATTTGAATATGGTTTATGACGAAAAAAAACAGACATTTACCCTCTTTGACAAGGAAACACCAGTAAGAAAAATTACTTGCGAGTTAACTGATGGTTCAGCCACAATTCATTACCTTTTCAAAGATACCAAAAAAGAATTCTTTACTGCTCAACAAGAGGATGCTTTCGCCTACCATGAGAGGGGAGACAAATTCATGGTTTCAACCTTAAAAGAGATTGATGATTCCCCAAAATTAATTGGTTACTTTGACGCTTATGATCTCGACTTTGAAGGCTTTACTCAGTGGGACCCCTTAAACGATATCGATGGTGGTGCCAAATCTGATGAACCTATCATAAAAAAATTTGACCGCAAAACTATTGATAAAGAATCTAATAATGAATTTAATGTTTACTTAGAAAAGGCCATGCCTTATACGATCAATTACAAAGTTTACTTAGATAACAAGCCTTATTTTTCTAAAAAAATTACCGCAGAATTAAATGATCAGATTCCACTACAAGATGAACCTAAGATGCCTGATAGTAGTTTAGCAACACTTAATAAAGATAAAACAGCTTTCAGCACTATCTATGAATATTTACCACAACTAGGAACTACTATTCGAACTGGGTCAGTTTTATATCGAAAAATTTTTGAACAAAACTTTGGCAAAGTTGGATCTGCTAGTAGTATAGATAACCAACCTAACTTTTTAAATACTGGTATATATGGTATTAGTGGTGAAAAACTCGAAGATAATCAAGTTCTAGTAAAACTTGAGAATGCGGGTAGGACGTCCACTTTAGAACTCTATTATGAATCAAATCAATCTGACGAAACAGACGATAACGAAGTTACCGCCGATGTCACTATTAGCTCTAATTTAGGTAATCAAGTTGTTCCTAATGTCACTGGAAAAATTGGTTCAGATATTTCTGTCACTGTCCCCGTAATTTCCGGACATGTTGCTGATAAGAAAACAGTTACAGCTCACGTTAACCAAGATGGGACTATTACCACTAAAGAAAAGATTACCTATACTATTCAAAATACTGCTATCGACAAGCCAAATAACAATAATTCTTCAACCAATAACGATGCAGATACTTCCTCTAATCTACCAAGTAAATACAACGGTTTAATCGCAACTATGAAGAAAAATGTCAATCTATATGACATAAAAGACGGCAAAATGGTTAAAAATAAGCAGCGTCAATTGGCTGCCCTGTCAGATTGGAAAGTTGATCAGATCATAACTTTAAATGGTACAAAATATTATCGTGTGGCTACCAATGAATGGGTCAAAGATCACGATATTTATCGTTATATCAATCAAAGTGGTGTCATTAATACAAAAAATGTTTCAATAACTAATCTATTCTCAGCTGAGACTCAATTAATCAACAATCGCGGTTTAGCCAATGACACTGCTTGGAAATATGATCGAATCGCTTATTTAGGTGATAATGAAACAAAACATTATCGAGTAGCGACTAACGAATTTGTTAAAGCTAGTGATGTTTTCACAAAATAG
- a CDS encoding GNAT family N-acetyltransferase, giving the protein MSSVYIKRAQVPDLKKIMNIIAQAQAMLKADGSPQWQNGYLSLDTIKSDILAQQCWVLIVDGKIAGTATLIIADDPNYRNITDGHWKNTTDPYATIHRIAINPDYAGQHLGKIFISNLISHSYQNGIRNFRIDTHLLNKRMQFLAKNSGYVHRGKIYVDEPAVNHEDNARLAFELNL; this is encoded by the coding sequence TTGAGCTCAGTTTATATCAAACGTGCACAAGTTCCAGATTTAAAAAAAATTATGAATATTATCGCCCAGGCTCAAGCTATGTTAAAAGCTGATGGCAGTCCCCAATGGCAAAACGGCTATCTTAGTTTAGATACCATAAAAAGCGATATTCTAGCCCAGCAATGTTGGGTTTTAATAGTCGATGGCAAAATTGCTGGAACAGCTACCTTAATTATTGCGGATGACCCAAACTATCGTAATATCACTGATGGTCACTGGAAGAATACCACCGATCCTTACGCAACAATCCACCGCATCGCTATCAATCCCGATTACGCTGGCCAGCATTTAGGAAAAATCTTTATTTCTAATTTAATCAGCCATTCTTATCAAAATGGTATTCGTAATTTTAGAATTGATACGCACTTATTAAATAAACGTATGCAGTTTTTGGCAAAGAACTCTGGTTACGTTCATCGTGGGAAAATTTATGTAGACGAACCCGCTGTTAATCACGAAGACAATGCCCGATTAGCTTTTGAATTAAACTTGTAA